A region of the Geitlerinema sp. PCC 9228 genome:
AGTTCTTCGGAATGGGAAGCAGAAACAGATACCACTGGGGAAAATCAAAATCAACCGGAAGGGGAAGAACATCACCAGGAACCAGCTTCCCCAGCGCCGCCAGAAGAACAACCCCAAGGTCAGTTGAGCGTATCCCAAGCCGAACCGGTGGAACTATATGTGGCTTTGAATAAGGGTGGGGCATTTAAGCTATTTCGCGGCGATCGCTTGATTGTATCGGATACTCAGGTTTCGCTGTTGGTTCGTCAGGGGAAAAAGCAAAAAAATGCCGTTGCTCATTTGGTTGGTCCCTATCAAGCCATTGTCGGCGAAGATGAAATTGTGATTAAAGGACAGTTGGGTTGGGCGAAACAGCAGCAAATGACGCCGGCGAAGAATATTTTGCTGCGGTTGGTGATGTTGAGTGTAGGCAGATTTTTCCCGGATCTAATTCGTAAGTTACTGCAAAAGATGTTAATTACTGGCAAAAAAGATGCGCCGATGAGCTTTATTCGCCGATTTCAGTGGGAAAACGGTCGGTGGCATGTGACGGATACGGTTCATGCGGATAATTGGAACCAGGTGGAGGCGGCAGGGATTGGTTGCGACCAAACCTCGATTTATGTGGTGATGAGTCGTACGTTCCAAATGGGTCAGTTGCAGCCTTGGTTGGATTTAACGCCGGAGGTTCACAAGCTGTCTGGTGGCGATCCTTTAATTTGCGATCGCTATTTCTAAAACTTGCCCTGAGCTTTGTCGAAGGGTATAAACAGTTGGTATAGTTGCGGTCTTCTTGGTCGCTTCTTAACCCAACGGCAATCTATCGTTAATCTTAGTTCGGTAAATTCTACGAGAAAACACGTATAAATGGTTACCGTTCGCGAAATCGCGAACCAATCCTGCAAAATTCCCTGTTGCAGGCAAAAACCATAGCATTTCAACCCCTCGTTAGGAGACCGACTTTCCGTGAAAACCGCGATCGCATTCGACCTGGTTAACAGCAGCAGGCAAAATCTCGTTGATTTCACCAATCCCTTCCGAGATGCCTTTGACTCCCCTGCCGATGGATTCCAAATCTACCAGCGTGGCGTATCCCCAAGCATTCCTTTTGCCGTTCTCGACGATAGCCTCAGCATTTTCCCTGCCGACGACCAAGGCATTATTGGCGAAGCCAACCAAGACCGTTTTTTTGGCGTTGCCGATACCGTCAACAGTCAAAATGCAACAGGAGATACCACGGCAAGTTGGGTTTTTGATATCAGCAACGGAAATAATCTACAACTTGCCATCGACATGGGGGCCATGGGAGACTTTGAAGATAGCGATATTTTCACTTGGACCTATCAAATCGATGGTGGTAGCGAACAGGTAGCGTTCCAAAATTCCGTAGATACCAGTGGTAGCTTCACCTATACGATGGATGATGGGAAAACCGTTTCCCTCAACGACCCCATGCAGCTAAATGGAACAACCCTCACCAACGACCTACAAACCTTTACCACCGATATTGATGGAACGGGTTCCCAACTAACGCTTACTTTAACTGCCAATACCAACGGCGGCGACGAAGCATTTGCCTTCCAAAATATTGTCATTTCTGAAAACGGGGGGTCTGCGGCTACCGACCCAGTGATGAACGAATTTGTTTTTAACCATACGGGAAGCGACAACCAAGAATATCTGGAAATTGCTGGGGATGCCAATACCAACTACGCCAATTTCAGCCTTCTTTCCGTGGAAGGGGATAGCAACGTAGCGGGAACGGTGGATAGTGTATTTTCTGTGGGAACCACTGATGCCAACGGTCTTTGGGAAACTGGTTTCCTCAGCAATGAATTGGAAAACGGCAGCAACAGTTTGTTGTTGGTGGAAAATTTTGCTGGCAATGTTGGCGACGACTTGGATACCGACAACGATGGCGTTTTGGAGACAACGCCTTGGGAACGTGTGGTGGATAGCGTTGCGGTGGATGATGGTGGCAGTAGCGATCGCACTTATGCTAATGTTACTTTAGCCGCAAACTTTGATGGCTTGTCTTCGTTTCCCCCCGGTGGCGCTTCTCGCCTTCCCAATGCCACCGACACCGATAGCATAGCCGATTGGGTTCGCAACGATTTCGATTTGGCAGGCATCAATGGCGGTACGCCGGAGTTGGGAGAAGCATTCAATACCCCTGGCGAACTCAATGCTGCCATCGACGAAACTTCCTTGCCAAAATCCCTAGCCATCTACGACATTCAAGGGGAAGGTCACAATTCCCCATTCGTCGGCGAAGCGATAGTGACTTCGGGTATTGTCACAGCGGTGGATAGCAATGGCTTTTACCTGCAAGATGCCACCGGCGATGGCAATGAAAATACTTCCGATGGAATTTTTGTTTTTAGTGGGTCTTCCCCGGGAGTTTCCCTTGGCGACGAACTAGAAGTTCAAGCAACGGTAACGGAATTTATTCCTGGTGGTGTCGATACCGGCAATTTATCCATTACCGAATTAGTCAATCCCAGCCTAGAAACCCTTTCCACTGGCAATCCGCTGCCGGATGCGGTGGTGTTGGCGGAAGGCAACCGCCTCCCACCCAAGCAAGTTATCGATAACGATAATTTTGCCGAGTTCGATCCTCAAGAAGATGGGATTGATTTCTACGAAAGTTTGGAAGGGATGCGCGTTACCGTAAA
Encoded here:
- a CDS encoding endonuclease/exonuclease/phosphatase family protein, with amino-acid sequence MKTAIAFDLVNSSRQNLVDFTNPFRDAFDSPADGFQIYQRGVSPSIPFAVLDDSLSIFPADDQGIIGEANQDRFFGVADTVNSQNATGDTTASWVFDISNGNNLQLAIDMGAMGDFEDSDIFTWTYQIDGGSEQVAFQNSVDTSGSFTYTMDDGKTVSLNDPMQLNGTTLTNDLQTFTTDIDGTGSQLTLTLTANTNGGDEAFAFQNIVISENGGSAATDPVMNEFVFNHTGSDNQEYLEIAGDANTNYANFSLLSVEGDSNVAGTVDSVFSVGTTDANGLWETGFLSNELENGSNSLLLVENFAGNVGDDLDTDNDGVLETTPWERVVDSVAVDDGGSSDRTYANVTLAANFDGLSSFPPGGASRLPNATDTDSIADWVRNDFDLAGINGGTPELGEAFNTPGELNAAIDETSLPKSLAIYDIQGEGHNSPFVGEAIVTSGIVTAVDSNGFYLQDATGDGNENTSDGIFVFSGSSPGVSLGDELEVQATVTEFIPGGVDTGNLSITELVNPSLETLSTGNPLPDAVVLAEGNRLPPKQVIDNDNFAEFDPQEDGIDFYESLEGMRVTVNNAIAVSPTNRFGEIFTVAENGEGENTSGLSQRGTINISPDDFNPERIQIQLDSDILPNFSPQVNVGSQLGNVTGVVGYNFGNFEVVATETFSPVASHLTPESSELQSSDQQLTVASYNLLNLDPTVEDPNLTEDGFGDVDDDIAAGRFAAIASQIANQLNAPDIVALQEIQDNNGAEISDVTSADATLQRLVDEIAAAGGGEYEFIDNPFIGNETNGGQPGGNIRNAFLYKPDRVRFVEGSLTSIVDPQDQQTNPDNPFFDSRLPLSAEFRFGEETVTVVNNHFSSKGGSSPLFGQNQPTVTNESNTGQEDPNINGSLDERRDQATAVKEYTDGILAENPDANVVVLGDLNEFEFISPVADILGENLTNLTDALDGNEGYSFIFQGNSQSLDHILVSDGLQNTAQLDIVHTNTEFADAASDHDPLLAGLLFGKMEEEAEGEGESNSGDSLAGDLELSEETADWLTSFSEESEEAVSLSTFLENLGYEGENPVADGYLQLTEMEGGTLLAMDADGFGDAYESQPLAFFAELSLEELQFGF